A genomic stretch from Lathyrus oleraceus cultivar Zhongwan6 chromosome 2, CAAS_Psat_ZW6_1.0, whole genome shotgun sequence includes:
- the LOC127119843 gene encoding probable methyltransferase PMT21, whose product MKHKDGKLINQPNKNRSLTAAITVIVLCGLSFYLGGIFKSAESDGVGVISAIQKTLDSSQQSSGTLQIKPFNFPECGSDYQDYTPCTDPKRWRKYGTYRLTLLERHCPPIFERKECLVPPPDGYKPPIRWPKSRDECWYRNVPYDWINKQKSNQHWLKKEGEKFLFPGGGTMFPNGVGEYVDLMQDLIPGIKDGSVRTAIDTGCGVASWGGDLLDRGVLTISLAPRDNHEAQVQFALERGIPAILGVISTQRLPFSSNSFDMAHCSRCLIPWTEFGGIYLFEIHRILRPGGFWVLSGPPVNYERRWRGWNTTVEEQRTDYEKLQDLLTSMCFKLYNKKDDIAVWQKAPDNSCYDKLPRETYPPKCDDSFEPDSAWYTPLRACFVVPEDKYKNSGLTHMSKWPQRLNAAPERLSVVHGSSASTFNHDNSKWKKRISHYKTLLPDLGTESIRNVMDMNTAYGGFAASLINDPLWVMNVVSSYGPNTLPVVFDRGLIGTYHDWCEAFSTYPRTYDLLHADGLFTAESHRCEMKFMMLEMDRILRPGGRVIIREASYFADAVATIGKGMRWICHKENTEYDAEKEKIVICQKKLWQPSNSGSR is encoded by the exons ATGAAGCATAAAGATGGAAAACTGATTAACCAGCCTAATAAGAATCGATCTCTGACCGCCGCGATAACTGTCATTGTCTTGTGTGGTTTATCATTCTACCTAGGTGGAATTTTTAAATCTGCAGAGAGTGATGGTGTTGGTGTTATCAGTGCCATTCAGAAAACACTTGATTCTTCGCAGCAATCCTCGGGTACTTTGCAAATTAAGCCCTTCAATTTCCCCGAATGCGGCAGTGATTATCAAGACTACACTCCTTGCACAGATCCAAAG AGATGGAGAAAGTATGGTACCTATAGGCTTACGTTGTTGGAACGACATTGCCCGCCGATTTTCGAGAGGAAAGAATGCTTGGTTCCTCCTCCAGATGGTTACAAGCCTCCAATCAGATGGCCTAAGAGTAGAGATGAATGTTGGTACAG GAATGTGCCATATGATTGGATTAACAAGCAAAAGTCTAATCAGCATTGGTTGAAAAAGGAAGGGGAGAAATTTCTCTTTCCTGGTGGAGGTACTATGTTCCCTAATGGTGTTGGTGAATATGTTGATTTAATGCAAGATCTGATCCCTGGAATTAAAGATGGTTCTGTTAGAACTGCAATTGATACTGGTTGTGGG GTTGCTAGCTGGGGCGGTGACTTGTTGGATCGCGGCGTTCTAACGATTTCTCTTGCGCCGAGAGATAACCATGAAGCTCAGGTTCAATTTGCTCTGGAGCGTGGTATCCCGGCAATTCTTGGTGTCATCTCTACTCAAAGACTTCCTTTCTCATCAAACTCATTTGATATGGCTCATTGCTCTAGATGCCTTATCCCATGGACCGAATTTG GTGGAATTTATCTATTTGAGATTCACCGAATCCTTCGTCCGGGAGGATTTTGGGTTCTGTCCGGCCCACCAGTTAACTACGAGCGAAGGTGGCGCGGATGGAATACAACAGTGGAAGAGCAAAGAACAGACTATGAGAAGCTACAAGATTTGCTCACATCAATGTGCTTCAAATTATACAACAAAAAGGACGACATTGCTGTATGGCAAAAGGCCCCGGATAACAGTTGCTACGACAAGCTCCCTAGAGAGACCTATCCTCCAAAATGTGACGACAGTTTCGAACCAGATTCAGCATGGTACACTCCCCTTCGCGCTTGCTTCGTTGTTCCAGAAGATAAGTACAAGAACTCAGGCCTCACGCACATGTCGAAATGGCCTCAAAGGTTGAATGCTGCACCTGAAAGGCTTTCAGTTGTTCATGGTTCTAGCGCTAGTACTTTCAATCATGATAACAGTAAGTGGAAAAAGCGAATTTCGCATTACAAGACACTGTTGCCTGATCTTGGAACAGAAAGTATCAGAAATGTGATGGATATGAATACAGCTTATGGAGGTTTTGCTGCTTCTTTGATTAATGATCCCTTGTGGGTTATGAATGTTGTTTCATCTTATGGTCCTAATACACTCCCCGTAGTTTTCGATCGTGGTCTTATCGGTACCTACCATGACTG GTGTGAAGCTTTTTCAACATATCCTAGAACCTATGACCTACTTCATGCTGATGGACTCTTCACTGCAGAAAGTCACAG ATGTGAAATGAAGTTTATGATGTTGGAAATGGACCGAATTTTACGACCTGGCGGGCGCGTGATAATCCGAGAGGCTAGTTACTTTGCTGACGCGGTTGCGACAATTGGAAAAGGTATGAGATGGATATGTCACAAAGAAAACACTGAGTATGATGCTGAGAAAGAGAAGATAGTGATATGCCAGAAAAAGCTATGGCAGCCATCGAACTCAGGATCAAGATGA